One window of Medicago truncatula cultivar Jemalong A17 chromosome 2, MtrunA17r5.0-ANR, whole genome shotgun sequence genomic DNA carries:
- the LOC11408437 gene encoding G-type lectin S-receptor-like serine/threonine-protein kinase At4g27290 isoform X2, giving the protein MDSIKVLVYCFLLFHFIPTFNALETIVSGQSIKDNETLISKDGTFEAGFFNFGNSNNQYFGVWYKNISPKTLVWIANRDVPLGNSSGVLNLTDKGTLVIVDSKEVTIWSSNTSTTTSKPSLQLLESGNLIVKDEIDPDKILWQSFDLPGDTLLPGMSIRTNLVNGDYKGLVSWRDTQDPATGLYSYHIDTNGYPQVVITKGDTLFFRIGSWNGRILSGIPSETLYKAYNFSFVITEKEISYGYELLNKSVVSRYLVSSTGQIARYMLSDQTNSWQLFFVGPADSCDNYAICGANSNCDIDKSPVCECLEGFVPKSQANWSLQNWSDGCVRKVKLDCDNNDGFLKHMRMKLPDTSKSWFNKSMNLEECERFCIRNCSCTAYANLDVRDGGSGCLLWFNNILDVRKLPSGGQDLYIRVADSASASELDHNTGLNKKKLAGILVGCIVFIAIILIILVVSIHRVRRKKLDKPGKNYDFNLKNHTDNKENEEIDIPIFDLSIIANSTNNFSVDNKLGEGGFGPVYKGNLENGQDIAVKRLCNTSGQGPKEFINEVKLIANLQHRNLVKLIGCCIHDDERLLIYEFMINRSLDYFIFDQTRRSLLHWTQRFQIICGIARGLLYLHEDSRLRIIHRDLKTSNILLDENMIPKISDFGLARTLWGDEAKGVTRRVVGTYGYISPEYAARGFFSVKSDVFSFGAIILEIISGNKNREYCDYHGLDLLGYAWRMWSEKMQLELIDECLGDSIAVAEPEILRCIQIGLLCVQERSDDRPDMSAVVLMLNGEKALPNPKEPAYYPRQPGSSSENSKLHSNNEVSMTLPQAR; this is encoded by the exons ATGGACAGTATCAAAGTACTAGTTTATTGCTTTCTTCTCTTCCATTTCATACCAACTTTCAATGCCTTGGAAACCATTGTTTCAGGACAATCAATCAAAGACAATGAGACACTAATCTCAAAAGATGGAACTTTTGAAGCTGGTTTCTTCAACTTTGGAAATTCAAATAACCAATATTTTGGTGTATGGTACAAGAATATTTCACCAAAGACTCTTGTTTGGATAGCAAACCGAGATGTTCCACTAGGAAACTCATCAGGAGTTTTGAATCTCACAGATAAAGGAACTCTTGTTATTGTTGATTCCAAAGAGGTTACGATATGGTCATCTAATACATCAACGACGACATCAAAACCAAGTTTGCAGCTCTTGGAAAGTGGAAATCTTATTGTAAAAGATGAAATCGACCCGGATAAAATTTTGTGGCAAAGTTTTGATCTTCCTGGTGACACTTTGCTCCCAGGTATGAGTATTAGAACAAACTTAGTAAATGGTGATTATAAAGGTTTGGTATCTTGGAGGGATACACAAGATCCTGCTACTGGTTTGTATTCATATCATATAGATACTAATGGTTATCCTCAAGTAGTGATTACAAAAGGAGATACATTATTCTTTAGAATAGGTTCATGGAATGGAAGAATTTTATCAGGAATTCCTTCTGAGACACTTTACAAAGCCTATAACTTTTCATTTGTGATTACTGAGAAGGAAATTTCTTATGGATATGAACTTTTGAACAAGTCTGTTGTTTCAAGATACTTGGTATCTTCAACTGGTCAAATAGCGCGATACATGTTGTCGGATCAGACAAATAGTTGGCAACTTTTCTTTGTCGGACCTGCAGACAGTTGTGATAATTATGCTATCTGTGGTGCAAATTCTAACTGTGATATTGATAAGTCACCAGTATGTGAATGTCTTGAAGGTTTCGTTCCAAAGTCTCAAGCAAACTGGAGTTTACAAAATTGGTCGGATGGTTGTGTTAGGAAAGTGAAGTTAGATTGTGACAACAATGATGGCTTTTTGAAGCATATGAGAATGAAGTTGCCAGACACATCAAAATCTTGGTTTAATAAGAGCATGAACCTCGAAGAATGTGAGCGATTCTGTATCAGAAACTGTTCTTGTACAGCATATGCAAATTTAGATGTCAGAGATGGTGGAAGTGGCTGCTTGCTTTGGTTTAATAACATTTTGGATGTCAGAAAATTACCCTCTGGAGGGCAAGACCTTTACATAAGAGTTGCAGATTCAGCTTCAGCTTCAGAACTAG ACCATAATACAGGCTTGAACAAGAAGAAGCTTGCAGGAATTCTAGTGGGCTGTATTGTGTTTATTGCGATCATACTGATAATATTGGTAGTGTCCATACATCGTGTTCGGAGGAAGAAACTAGACAAGCCAG GGAAGAATTACGATTTTAACTTGAAGAATCACACCGACaacaaagagaatgaagaaattGACATACCAATATTTGATTTATCAATCATAGCTAATTCAACCAATAACTTCTCTGTTGATAACAAATTGGGGGAAGGAGGATTTGGACCAGTTTACAAG GGTAACTTGGAAAATGGACAAGATATAGCTGTGAAAAGGCTTTGCAATACTTCAGGACAAGGACCAAAGGAATTCATAAATGAAGTTAAGCTAATTGCGAATCTTCAGCACAGAAATCTTGTGAAACTAATCGGCTGTTGCATTCATGATGATGAGAGACTACTGATATATGAATTCATGATCAACAGAAGCTTGGACTACTTCATTTTTG ATCAAACTAGGAGAAGTTTACTGCATTGGACTCAACGATTCCAAATTATCTGTGGAATTGCTCGAGGCCTTCTTTATCTTCATGAAGATTCTAGATTAAGGATTATCCACAGAGATCTCAAGACCAGCAACATTCTTCTAGACGAAAATATGATTCCTAAAATATCAGACTTTGGTCTTGCTAGAACATTATGGGGAGATGAAGCAAAAGGGGTAACAAGAAGAGTAGTAGGAACTTA TGGTTACATATCTCCAGAGTATGCAGCACGTGGATTTTTCTCGGTGAAATCTGATGTCTTTAGTTTTGGTGCTATTATACTAGAGATAATTAGTGGAAACAAGAACAGGGAATATTGTGACTATCATGGCCTTGATCTTCTTGGATAT GCATGGAGAATGTGGTCCGAAAAAATGCAGTTGGAACTGATAGATGAATGTCTAGGCGATTCGATTGCTGTAGCTGAACCTGAAATATTGAGATGTATTCAAATAGGACTTTTATGTGTTCAAGAGAGATCTGATGATAGGCCAGACATGTCAGCAGTAGTTCTAATGCTGAATGGTGAGAAAGCATTGCCTAATCCAAAGGAACCAGCCTATTATCCACGCCAACCTGGCTCTTCATCAGAGAATAGTAAGCTGCATTCAAACAATGAAGTTTCCATGACATTGCCACAAGCAAGATAG
- the LOC11408437 gene encoding G-type lectin S-receptor-like serine/threonine-protein kinase At4g27290 isoform X1: MDSIKVLVYCFLLFHFIPTFNALETIVSGQSIKDNETLISKDGTFEAGFFNFGNSNNQYFGVWYKNISPKTLVWIANRDVPLGNSSGVLNLTDKGTLVIVDSKEVTIWSSNTSTTTSKPSLQLLESGNLIVKDEIDPDKILWQSFDLPGDTLLPGMSIRTNLVNGDYKGLVSWRDTQDPATGLYSYHIDTNGYPQVVITKGDTLFFRIGSWNGRILSGIPSETLYKAYNFSFVITEKEISYGYELLNKSVVSRYLVSSTGQIARYMLSDQTNSWQLFFVGPADSCDNYAICGANSNCDIDKSPVCECLEGFVPKSQANWSLQNWSDGCVRKVKLDCDNNDGFLKHMRMKLPDTSKSWFNKSMNLEECERFCIRNCSCTAYANLDVRDGGSGCLLWFNNILDVRKLPSGGQDLYIRVADSASASELDFGVLIDSTFNLSDHNTGLNKKKLAGILVGCIVFIAIILIILVVSIHRVRRKKLDKPGKNYDFNLKNHTDNKENEEIDIPIFDLSIIANSTNNFSVDNKLGEGGFGPVYKGNLENGQDIAVKRLCNTSGQGPKEFINEVKLIANLQHRNLVKLIGCCIHDDERLLIYEFMINRSLDYFIFDQTRRSLLHWTQRFQIICGIARGLLYLHEDSRLRIIHRDLKTSNILLDENMIPKISDFGLARTLWGDEAKGVTRRVVGTYGYISPEYAARGFFSVKSDVFSFGAIILEIISGNKNREYCDYHGLDLLGYAWRMWSEKMQLELIDECLGDSIAVAEPEILRCIQIGLLCVQERSDDRPDMSAVVLMLNGEKALPNPKEPAYYPRQPGSSSENSKLHSNNEVSMTLPQAR, from the exons ATGGACAGTATCAAAGTACTAGTTTATTGCTTTCTTCTCTTCCATTTCATACCAACTTTCAATGCCTTGGAAACCATTGTTTCAGGACAATCAATCAAAGACAATGAGACACTAATCTCAAAAGATGGAACTTTTGAAGCTGGTTTCTTCAACTTTGGAAATTCAAATAACCAATATTTTGGTGTATGGTACAAGAATATTTCACCAAAGACTCTTGTTTGGATAGCAAACCGAGATGTTCCACTAGGAAACTCATCAGGAGTTTTGAATCTCACAGATAAAGGAACTCTTGTTATTGTTGATTCCAAAGAGGTTACGATATGGTCATCTAATACATCAACGACGACATCAAAACCAAGTTTGCAGCTCTTGGAAAGTGGAAATCTTATTGTAAAAGATGAAATCGACCCGGATAAAATTTTGTGGCAAAGTTTTGATCTTCCTGGTGACACTTTGCTCCCAGGTATGAGTATTAGAACAAACTTAGTAAATGGTGATTATAAAGGTTTGGTATCTTGGAGGGATACACAAGATCCTGCTACTGGTTTGTATTCATATCATATAGATACTAATGGTTATCCTCAAGTAGTGATTACAAAAGGAGATACATTATTCTTTAGAATAGGTTCATGGAATGGAAGAATTTTATCAGGAATTCCTTCTGAGACACTTTACAAAGCCTATAACTTTTCATTTGTGATTACTGAGAAGGAAATTTCTTATGGATATGAACTTTTGAACAAGTCTGTTGTTTCAAGATACTTGGTATCTTCAACTGGTCAAATAGCGCGATACATGTTGTCGGATCAGACAAATAGTTGGCAACTTTTCTTTGTCGGACCTGCAGACAGTTGTGATAATTATGCTATCTGTGGTGCAAATTCTAACTGTGATATTGATAAGTCACCAGTATGTGAATGTCTTGAAGGTTTCGTTCCAAAGTCTCAAGCAAACTGGAGTTTACAAAATTGGTCGGATGGTTGTGTTAGGAAAGTGAAGTTAGATTGTGACAACAATGATGGCTTTTTGAAGCATATGAGAATGAAGTTGCCAGACACATCAAAATCTTGGTTTAATAAGAGCATGAACCTCGAAGAATGTGAGCGATTCTGTATCAGAAACTGTTCTTGTACAGCATATGCAAATTTAGATGTCAGAGATGGTGGAAGTGGCTGCTTGCTTTGGTTTAATAACATTTTGGATGTCAGAAAATTACCCTCTGGAGGGCAAGACCTTTACATAAGAGTTGCAGATTCAGCTTCAGCTTCAGAACTAG ATTTTGGTGTGTTGATTGACAGTACTTTTAACCTATCAGACCATAATACAGGCTTGAACAAGAAGAAGCTTGCAGGAATTCTAGTGGGCTGTATTGTGTTTATTGCGATCATACTGATAATATTGGTAGTGTCCATACATCGTGTTCGGAGGAAGAAACTAGACAAGCCAG GGAAGAATTACGATTTTAACTTGAAGAATCACACCGACaacaaagagaatgaagaaattGACATACCAATATTTGATTTATCAATCATAGCTAATTCAACCAATAACTTCTCTGTTGATAACAAATTGGGGGAAGGAGGATTTGGACCAGTTTACAAG GGTAACTTGGAAAATGGACAAGATATAGCTGTGAAAAGGCTTTGCAATACTTCAGGACAAGGACCAAAGGAATTCATAAATGAAGTTAAGCTAATTGCGAATCTTCAGCACAGAAATCTTGTGAAACTAATCGGCTGTTGCATTCATGATGATGAGAGACTACTGATATATGAATTCATGATCAACAGAAGCTTGGACTACTTCATTTTTG ATCAAACTAGGAGAAGTTTACTGCATTGGACTCAACGATTCCAAATTATCTGTGGAATTGCTCGAGGCCTTCTTTATCTTCATGAAGATTCTAGATTAAGGATTATCCACAGAGATCTCAAGACCAGCAACATTCTTCTAGACGAAAATATGATTCCTAAAATATCAGACTTTGGTCTTGCTAGAACATTATGGGGAGATGAAGCAAAAGGGGTAACAAGAAGAGTAGTAGGAACTTA TGGTTACATATCTCCAGAGTATGCAGCACGTGGATTTTTCTCGGTGAAATCTGATGTCTTTAGTTTTGGTGCTATTATACTAGAGATAATTAGTGGAAACAAGAACAGGGAATATTGTGACTATCATGGCCTTGATCTTCTTGGATAT GCATGGAGAATGTGGTCCGAAAAAATGCAGTTGGAACTGATAGATGAATGTCTAGGCGATTCGATTGCTGTAGCTGAACCTGAAATATTGAGATGTATTCAAATAGGACTTTTATGTGTTCAAGAGAGATCTGATGATAGGCCAGACATGTCAGCAGTAGTTCTAATGCTGAATGGTGAGAAAGCATTGCCTAATCCAAAGGAACCAGCCTATTATCCACGCCAACCTGGCTCTTCATCAGAGAATAGTAAGCTGCATTCAAACAATGAAGTTTCCATGACATTGCCACAAGCAAGATAG
- the LOC11408437 gene encoding G-type lectin S-receptor-like serine/threonine-protein kinase At4g27290 isoform X3, whose product MDSIKVLVYCFLLFHFIPTFNALETIVSGQSIKDNETLISKDGTFEAGFFNFGNSNNQYFGVWYKNISPKTLVWIANRDVPLGNSSGVLNLTDKGTLVIVDSKEVTIWSSNTSTTTSKPSLQLLESGNLIVKDEIDPDKILWQSFDLPGDTLLPGMSIRTNLVNGDYKGLVSWRDTQDPATGLYSYHIDTNGYPQVVITKGDTLFFRIGSWNGRILSGIPSETLYKAYNFSFVITEKEISYGYELLNKSVVSRYLVSSTGQIARYMLSDQTNSWQLFFVGPADSCDNYAICGANSNCDIDKSPVCECLEGFVPKSQANWSLQNWSDGCVRKVKLDCDNNDGFLKHMRMKLPDTSKSWFNKSMNLEECERFCIRNCSCTAYANLDVRDGGSGCLLWFNNILDVRKLPSGGQDLYIRVADSASASELGLNKKKLAGILVGCIVFIAIILIILVVSIHRVRRKKLDKPGKNYDFNLKNHTDNKENEEIDIPIFDLSIIANSTNNFSVDNKLGEGGFGPVYKGNLENGQDIAVKRLCNTSGQGPKEFINEVKLIANLQHRNLVKLIGCCIHDDERLLIYEFMINRSLDYFIFDQTRRSLLHWTQRFQIICGIARGLLYLHEDSRLRIIHRDLKTSNILLDENMIPKISDFGLARTLWGDEAKGVTRRVVGTYGYISPEYAARGFFSVKSDVFSFGAIILEIISGNKNREYCDYHGLDLLGYAWRMWSEKMQLELIDECLGDSIAVAEPEILRCIQIGLLCVQERSDDRPDMSAVVLMLNGEKALPNPKEPAYYPRQPGSSSENSKLHSNNEVSMTLPQAR is encoded by the exons ATGGACAGTATCAAAGTACTAGTTTATTGCTTTCTTCTCTTCCATTTCATACCAACTTTCAATGCCTTGGAAACCATTGTTTCAGGACAATCAATCAAAGACAATGAGACACTAATCTCAAAAGATGGAACTTTTGAAGCTGGTTTCTTCAACTTTGGAAATTCAAATAACCAATATTTTGGTGTATGGTACAAGAATATTTCACCAAAGACTCTTGTTTGGATAGCAAACCGAGATGTTCCACTAGGAAACTCATCAGGAGTTTTGAATCTCACAGATAAAGGAACTCTTGTTATTGTTGATTCCAAAGAGGTTACGATATGGTCATCTAATACATCAACGACGACATCAAAACCAAGTTTGCAGCTCTTGGAAAGTGGAAATCTTATTGTAAAAGATGAAATCGACCCGGATAAAATTTTGTGGCAAAGTTTTGATCTTCCTGGTGACACTTTGCTCCCAGGTATGAGTATTAGAACAAACTTAGTAAATGGTGATTATAAAGGTTTGGTATCTTGGAGGGATACACAAGATCCTGCTACTGGTTTGTATTCATATCATATAGATACTAATGGTTATCCTCAAGTAGTGATTACAAAAGGAGATACATTATTCTTTAGAATAGGTTCATGGAATGGAAGAATTTTATCAGGAATTCCTTCTGAGACACTTTACAAAGCCTATAACTTTTCATTTGTGATTACTGAGAAGGAAATTTCTTATGGATATGAACTTTTGAACAAGTCTGTTGTTTCAAGATACTTGGTATCTTCAACTGGTCAAATAGCGCGATACATGTTGTCGGATCAGACAAATAGTTGGCAACTTTTCTTTGTCGGACCTGCAGACAGTTGTGATAATTATGCTATCTGTGGTGCAAATTCTAACTGTGATATTGATAAGTCACCAGTATGTGAATGTCTTGAAGGTTTCGTTCCAAAGTCTCAAGCAAACTGGAGTTTACAAAATTGGTCGGATGGTTGTGTTAGGAAAGTGAAGTTAGATTGTGACAACAATGATGGCTTTTTGAAGCATATGAGAATGAAGTTGCCAGACACATCAAAATCTTGGTTTAATAAGAGCATGAACCTCGAAGAATGTGAGCGATTCTGTATCAGAAACTGTTCTTGTACAGCATATGCAAATTTAGATGTCAGAGATGGTGGAAGTGGCTGCTTGCTTTGGTTTAATAACATTTTGGATGTCAGAAAATTACCCTCTGGAGGGCAAGACCTTTACATAAGAGTTGCAGATTCAGCTTCAGCTTCAGAACTAG GCTTGAACAAGAAGAAGCTTGCAGGAATTCTAGTGGGCTGTATTGTGTTTATTGCGATCATACTGATAATATTGGTAGTGTCCATACATCGTGTTCGGAGGAAGAAACTAGACAAGCCAG GGAAGAATTACGATTTTAACTTGAAGAATCACACCGACaacaaagagaatgaagaaattGACATACCAATATTTGATTTATCAATCATAGCTAATTCAACCAATAACTTCTCTGTTGATAACAAATTGGGGGAAGGAGGATTTGGACCAGTTTACAAG GGTAACTTGGAAAATGGACAAGATATAGCTGTGAAAAGGCTTTGCAATACTTCAGGACAAGGACCAAAGGAATTCATAAATGAAGTTAAGCTAATTGCGAATCTTCAGCACAGAAATCTTGTGAAACTAATCGGCTGTTGCATTCATGATGATGAGAGACTACTGATATATGAATTCATGATCAACAGAAGCTTGGACTACTTCATTTTTG ATCAAACTAGGAGAAGTTTACTGCATTGGACTCAACGATTCCAAATTATCTGTGGAATTGCTCGAGGCCTTCTTTATCTTCATGAAGATTCTAGATTAAGGATTATCCACAGAGATCTCAAGACCAGCAACATTCTTCTAGACGAAAATATGATTCCTAAAATATCAGACTTTGGTCTTGCTAGAACATTATGGGGAGATGAAGCAAAAGGGGTAACAAGAAGAGTAGTAGGAACTTA TGGTTACATATCTCCAGAGTATGCAGCACGTGGATTTTTCTCGGTGAAATCTGATGTCTTTAGTTTTGGTGCTATTATACTAGAGATAATTAGTGGAAACAAGAACAGGGAATATTGTGACTATCATGGCCTTGATCTTCTTGGATAT GCATGGAGAATGTGGTCCGAAAAAATGCAGTTGGAACTGATAGATGAATGTCTAGGCGATTCGATTGCTGTAGCTGAACCTGAAATATTGAGATGTATTCAAATAGGACTTTTATGTGTTCAAGAGAGATCTGATGATAGGCCAGACATGTCAGCAGTAGTTCTAATGCTGAATGGTGAGAAAGCATTGCCTAATCCAAAGGAACCAGCCTATTATCCACGCCAACCTGGCTCTTCATCAGAGAATAGTAAGCTGCATTCAAACAATGAAGTTTCCATGACATTGCCACAAGCAAGATAG
- the LOC11416496 gene encoding calcium-binding protein PBP1, whose translation MASQNTQVQFQDSLPLMANKLGGDGLIDELCNGFNLLMDSTKGVITFESLKKNSALLGLQDLTDVELQSMIVEGDFDGDGALNQMEFCVLMFRLSPELMDGSKMWLEQMLQQEVQDSF comes from the coding sequence ATGGCTTCACAAAATACTCAAGTTCAATTTCAAGACTCATTACCCTTGATGGCAAACAAGCTTGGTGGTGATGGATTAATAGATGAATTATGCAATGGTTTCAATCTTTTGATGGATTCTACTAAAGGTGTCATTACTTTTGAAAGCCTTAAGAAGAATTCAGCTTTGCTTGGGTTACAAGATTTGACCGATGTGGAACTTCAATCCATGATTGTTGAAGGTGATTTTGATGGTGATGGTGCTCTTAATCAAATGGAGTTTTGTGTTTTGATGTTTAGACTTAGTCCTGAACTTATGGATGGGTCTAAGATGTGGTTAGAACAAATGCTTCAACAAGAAGTCCAAGATTCTTTCTAA